The genomic stretch TGGACGAATCGGGGATCGATAGGATAGTTTGCCTCGGTGACATCGTCGGATACGGAGCCGACCCGGTCGAATGTCTTGAGCTGATAGCGGAGAAGTGTGAGATAGTACTGGCCGGAAACCATGACTATGCCGTAGGAGGTAAGCACAGCGTATCCGGGTTTAGTCCGGATGCAGCTGAAGCCGTAACATGGACTCAGGATGCTATATCCGGCAGCTGGGAAGTATATCTCTCATCGTTGCCGTTGATATATGAAGAGGAAGGGATTGTCTACGTCCACGCATCGCCCCATAAACCGGAGCAGTGGAGTTATATTGTATCCCGCC from Candidatus Neomarinimicrobiota bacterium encodes the following:
- a CDS encoding metallophosphoesterase, yielding DESGIDRIVCLGDIVGYGADPVECLELIAEKCEIVLAGNHDYAVGGKHSVSGFSPDAAEAVTWTQDAISGSWEVYLSSLPLIYEEEGIVYVHASPHKPEQWSYIVSRQDAISEFRYFKKSAAFVGHSHIVGIYCHDGDTFDAEVSLDEKKRYIINVGSVGQPRDGNPAASYAVYDYDTKRISIERVEYDYKSAAKKISDVGLPNYLGSRLALGI